One genomic window of Candidatus Kuenenia stuttgartiensis includes the following:
- a CDS encoding ISNCY-like element ISCku10 family transposase, giving the protein MRKRFEPQRRLGSTPISEVEIPEKSRDELAPILRALQYIFVTEELREEVFRVLEAKVKGGKKETGRNGMELWQIMVIGVVRLGLDADYDRLEDMVNHHSLIRQIMGVDTVFGRGKKYSLQSIKDNVRLLDEETLGKINDVVVKAGQRLAKNGREEKLRIKTDTYVVETNVHFPTDMNLLWDAGRKCLDGIEAFIEGGVLNGKGWRKVKNWRKELKSLMRSSSKAASGGGNKKEEAVKKQVKEYLGLAKRLSEKIGASIIAVYEKILTMGAEEMQKEALESMEYFYQMLEKHRDLVERRIIKEEQIPVGEKVYSLFEPHTEWLSKGKANKRVELGHNLVIASDQWGFIGYHQVVEKEADVALILPLADKLLNLFGEEEIESISADKGFYKKEYKELISLYIPKVIIPKKGKRNKAETEEESESTFKKLRHKHSAVESDINRLEHHGLDRCLDKGIEGFKRYCALGVLAANLHTMGSILQKKVREEKETVRKAA; this is encoded by the coding sequence ATGAGAAAAAGATTCGAGCCGCAAAGGAGACTTGGAAGCACACCAATATCAGAGGTAGAAATTCCCGAAAAGAGCAGGGATGAGTTAGCGCCGATTTTGAGGGCATTACAATACATATTTGTTACAGAGGAATTACGAGAGGAAGTATTCAGGGTATTGGAAGCAAAGGTAAAGGGTGGGAAGAAAGAGACAGGGCGTAATGGTATGGAGTTATGGCAGATAATGGTAATAGGAGTGGTGAGATTGGGATTAGATGCGGATTATGACAGGTTGGAAGATATGGTGAATCACCATAGTCTGATTCGTCAGATAATGGGAGTAGATACCGTATTTGGGAGGGGTAAGAAGTATTCGCTGCAAAGCATCAAGGATAACGTAAGATTGCTCGATGAGGAGACGTTGGGGAAGATTAATGATGTGGTGGTAAAGGCAGGCCAGAGGCTGGCAAAGAACGGACGGGAGGAGAAGCTCCGCATAAAGACGGATACGTATGTGGTGGAGACAAACGTACATTTTCCTACGGACATGAATTTGCTGTGGGATGCGGGTAGGAAGTGCCTTGATGGGATAGAGGCATTTATAGAGGGAGGGGTATTGAACGGGAAAGGATGGAGAAAGGTAAAGAATTGGAGGAAAGAGCTAAAGAGTCTGATGAGGAGTAGTTCGAAAGCGGCAAGTGGTGGTGGAAACAAGAAAGAGGAGGCGGTTAAGAAGCAAGTAAAAGAGTATCTTGGATTAGCAAAGAGATTAAGTGAGAAGATAGGTGCGAGCATAATAGCGGTGTACGAAAAAATATTAACAATGGGTGCGGAAGAAATGCAGAAAGAGGCATTGGAGTCGATGGAATATTTTTATCAGATGCTGGAGAAGCACAGAGATTTGGTAGAGAGGAGAATTATCAAGGAAGAGCAAATACCGGTAGGGGAAAAGGTATATTCACTGTTTGAACCACACACAGAATGGTTGAGTAAAGGGAAGGCGAATAAGAGGGTGGAATTAGGCCACAATCTGGTGATAGCAAGTGACCAATGGGGGTTTATCGGATATCACCAAGTAGTGGAAAAAGAAGCAGATGTGGCGTTAATTCTGCCGTTAGCAGACAAGCTATTAAATTTGTTTGGTGAAGAAGAGATAGAAAGTATAAGTGCAGACAAGGGTTTTTACAAGAAGGAATACAAGGAACTGATAAGTCTTTATATACCGAAAGTGATCATACCGAAGAAAGGAAAAAGGAATAAGGCGGAGACAGAAGAAGAATCGGAGAGTACATTTAAAAAACTCAGGCACAAGCACTCAGCGGTGGAGTCAGATATTAACCGGTTAGAACATCATGGGCTGGACAGATGCTTAGACAAAGGGATAGAAGGATTTAAAAGATACTGCGCATTAGGAGTGCTGGCGGCAAATTTGCACACGATGGGGAGTATATTGCAGAAGAAAGTCCGGGAAGAAAAAGAAACAGTACGTAAGGCAGCGTAA
- a CDS encoding IS630 family transposase — protein sequence MDGVHPQHNSTSAYCWIEKGKKKEIPSNTGRKRINLNGAIDIETFEVTIREDESINAQSTIKLFHEIESRYAQAGTIYIISDNAKYYRSKLVKEYLANSRIKIKFLPSYSPNLNLIERLWKFFRKKILYNKYYDT from the coding sequence ATGGATGGAGTTCATCCACAGCACAATTCTACGTCTGCATATTGCTGGATAGAGAAAGGCAAAAAGAAGGAAATACCCTCTAATACCGGCAGGAAAAGAATAAATTTAAACGGTGCTATTGACATAGAAACCTTTGAAGTAACAATCCGGGAAGATGAAAGCATCAATGCTCAATCAACAATAAAGCTTTTCCATGAAATAGAGTCAAGGTATGCTCAAGCCGGTACTATTTACATAATCTCTGATAATGCTAAATATTACAGGTCTAAGTTGGTCAAAGAATACCTTGCAAATTCGAGAATAAAGATCAAATTTCTCCCTTCCTATTCACCCAATTTAAATCTCATTGAAAGATTATGGAAATTCTTTCGCAAAAAAATATTGTATAACAAGTATTATGATACTTAG
- a CDS encoding helix-turn-helix domain-containing protein: MNPFLSEKTRIEFKKAHKKEPHRRHADRIKAILLLDSGWSYEEVAEALLLDDQTIRNYEKLYKDKGFDGLLSDNYVGCMPKLTCEQEEQLKDHIRKNNYSAAKEIVEYVKQTFNKTYTPEGMVHTLDRLGFTYKKTTIVPGKANPEKQKEFIENYKQLKEEKAPGDIVKQIRFSKNLHTPGPSF, translated from the coding sequence ATGAATCCATTTCTCAGTGAAAAAACCCGAATAGAATTTAAAAAAGCACATAAGAAAGAGCCTCATAGACGTCATGCCGACCGAATCAAAGCTATACTTCTTCTTGATTCAGGATGGAGTTATGAAGAAGTAGCAGAAGCGCTCTTGTTAGACGATCAAACAATCAGGAATTACGAAAAACTATACAAAGATAAAGGTTTCGACGGGCTTTTATCTGACAATTATGTTGGCTGTATGCCAAAACTCACTTGCGAACAAGAAGAACAATTAAAAGATCATATCAGGAAAAACAACTATAGCGCGGCAAAAGAAATTGTTGAATATGTAAAACAGACATTCAATAAGACCTATACACCCGAAGGAATGGTACATACCCTCGATAGATTAGGCTTTACTTACAAGAAAACCACAATAGTTCCAGGCAAAGCAAACCCTGAAAAACAAAAAGAATTTATCGAAAACTACAAACAACTCAAAGAAGAGAAAGCCCCTGGAGATATAGTCAAACAAATAAGGTTTTCGAAAAATTTACACACCCCCGGCCCCTCTTTTTAG
- a CDS encoding IscS subfamily cysteine desulfurase, which translates to MESRSSINDKHAICGICPAGCWVTVTYDEKGMIDKVCPDRSSHLGMICKLGEHSAEIVYSKDRLRYPMRRKGPKGTYEFERISWDNAYDIIVENLNKIKEESGPEATAIYTGRGSFELAMCDIFQPKGVAVSSASSVLFPFGSPNTLGVGALCYVSFAMIAPHTTMGGMLINMFSDLENAQMIVVWGTNPATDCPPFDLNRIVNAQKQGAQIVVIDPRRTMTAKLTDAEWIPIRPGTDGALALGMCNVIIEEELYDEDFVKNWSVGFDDLARYVQHFGPDAVESITGVPAETIKSLARRIAEANGASPIMYSGLEYSDSGVQAIRATMVLWALAGQLDVPGGRCFTMHQNNFPINREDRIANPDVRKALGRERFPVYSAYRGESHAIALPESVLEGRPYRIRSLIILGGSIITAWPQPAVWRKTLNKLDFLVSVDRQLTADAAYADIVLPATTMYEIESYMTYGPIFRIREKVIEPVGEARNDFFILSELARRLGYGHLYPKNEEELLRHVLKGSGFALEDVQHAKGTVQTPTVMMQYKKWEKGLLRTDGKPGFDTPTGKFEIASTILEEHGYDPLPIYTEPGEGPHSQPDLAEEFPLVFNSGSRVTTDFRSQHHGISGLLKERPEPTVTINTLDAEARNIKSGDLVNIMTKRGTVTMCALVTDDIVQGAIDANMGGGGPVGPEKWQNCNVNELTDLQRYDPISGFPVYKTLLCDVAKATEREKIVEVDSGEYCDTAGMVESSVKPRHIEKRIYLDHNATTPLDPEVKKIMLQFIENGHGNPSSIYTEGKDARFAVEAARRSVAQLLNCTARRIIFTGGGSEANNLAVKGVAFANWNSKNHIITTTIEHPSVINTCEWLERHGFMVTYLKIDKTGKLNPEDLKSAITEKTCLISVMMANNETGSINPIAALVRIAKERNVLFHSDCVQAVGKIPIDVEALGVDLLTMSGHKLYGPKGVGALYISKGIVLEPLVNGGKQESGMRAGTENVLGIVGLGKAAELAVRRIHEMDRIKRMRDRLEAGIRELMAEAKMNGNPEALLPNTLNMTLPGIRGESVVLALDQKGISLSSGSACRAGSPKPSHALLAMGLTEEEAHCALRFSLGFGNMMEEIDRTITLLGEVIRDKKTMVRFVPCR; encoded by the coding sequence ATGGAATCAAGAAGCAGTATTAATGATAAACATGCAATTTGCGGAATCTGCCCGGCAGGCTGCTGGGTTACCGTTACCTACGATGAGAAGGGAATGATTGATAAAGTATGCCCTGATCGAAGCTCTCATCTGGGGATGATTTGCAAGCTCGGAGAACACTCTGCGGAAATTGTATATTCCAAAGATCGACTTCGCTACCCGATGCGGAGAAAGGGTCCAAAGGGGACATATGAGTTTGAGAGGATTTCCTGGGATAATGCTTATGATATTATCGTTGAAAACCTTAATAAAATTAAAGAAGAGTCAGGACCGGAGGCTACTGCTATTTATACCGGACGGGGAAGCTTTGAGCTTGCCATGTGTGACATCTTTCAGCCGAAGGGCGTGGCTGTTTCATCGGCATCAAGCGTTTTGTTTCCATTTGGTTCACCAAATACTCTTGGTGTGGGGGCTCTCTGTTACGTTTCATTTGCTATGATTGCTCCTCATACTACTATGGGGGGGATGCTGATTAATATGTTTTCGGATCTTGAAAATGCCCAGATGATAGTAGTCTGGGGGACAAATCCTGCTACCGATTGTCCGCCGTTTGATCTTAATAGAATTGTTAATGCACAGAAGCAAGGTGCGCAGATTGTCGTAATTGATCCACGAAGAACCATGACAGCAAAGCTTACCGATGCGGAGTGGATTCCAATACGCCCTGGTACTGATGGAGCCCTTGCTCTTGGTATGTGCAATGTTATCATAGAAGAGGAATTATATGACGAGGACTTTGTAAAAAATTGGTCAGTTGGTTTTGATGACCTTGCCAGATATGTTCAACACTTCGGGCCGGATGCCGTAGAAAGCATTACGGGTGTGCCGGCAGAGACAATTAAATCTCTTGCCAGGAGAATTGCAGAGGCAAACGGCGCTTCACCCATCATGTATAGCGGACTTGAGTATAGTGACAGTGGCGTTCAGGCAATACGCGCAACAATGGTTCTCTGGGCGCTTGCAGGACAGCTTGATGTGCCAGGTGGGCGTTGTTTTACCATGCACCAGAACAATTTCCCTATCAATCGTGAAGATCGCATTGCCAATCCTGATGTACGAAAAGCATTGGGCAGAGAACGCTTTCCTGTTTACAGTGCATACCGTGGTGAATCTCATGCAATTGCGTTACCGGAATCTGTACTTGAGGGAAGACCCTATCGTATCCGATCTCTCATCATTCTTGGAGGGTCAATCATTACCGCCTGGCCTCAACCTGCTGTCTGGCGTAAGACATTGAATAAACTTGATTTTCTTGTATCTGTCGATCGCCAATTAACGGCAGATGCCGCTTATGCAGATATTGTCCTTCCGGCAACTACCATGTATGAAATTGAATCATACATGACATATGGTCCAATCTTTCGAATCAGAGAGAAGGTTATTGAGCCTGTTGGAGAAGCTCGCAATGATTTCTTTATCCTGTCGGAACTGGCAAGGAGACTTGGATATGGACACCTTTATCCGAAGAATGAGGAAGAGCTCCTTAGGCATGTATTAAAGGGTTCAGGATTCGCACTGGAAGATGTTCAGCATGCAAAAGGAACGGTGCAGACGCCTACAGTAATGATGCAGTATAAGAAATGGGAAAAGGGATTATTGCGCACTGATGGTAAGCCCGGATTTGATACCCCAACAGGAAAATTTGAAATAGCTTCAACTATACTTGAGGAGCACGGTTATGATCCTTTACCCATCTACACAGAACCGGGAGAAGGCCCTCATTCACAGCCTGATCTTGCAGAGGAATTTCCACTTGTTTTCAATTCGGGGTCGCGAGTAACCACGGATTTCCGTTCTCAGCATCATGGTATATCCGGATTACTGAAAGAAAGACCCGAACCGACTGTAACGATTAATACCCTGGATGCGGAAGCCCGTAACATTAAGAGTGGAGATCTGGTAAATATTATGACAAAGCGCGGTACAGTTACGATGTGTGCGCTGGTTACTGATGATATTGTTCAGGGCGCCATTGATGCCAATATGGGTGGTGGAGGACCGGTTGGACCGGAGAAGTGGCAGAACTGCAATGTAAATGAATTAACAGATCTCCAGCGATATGATCCAATCTCAGGCTTCCCTGTATATAAAACCCTTCTGTGTGACGTGGCCAAGGCAACAGAAAGAGAGAAAATAGTTGAAGTAGATTCCGGTGAATACTGTGATACTGCTGGCATGGTAGAATCCAGTGTAAAGCCTCGGCACATTGAGAAGCGTATATATCTTGACCACAATGCCACCACTCCCCTTGACCCTGAAGTAAAGAAAATAATGCTGCAGTTTATAGAGAATGGTCACGGAAATCCTTCGAGCATCTATACCGAGGGAAAAGATGCTCGGTTTGCAGTTGAGGCGGCACGTCGGAGTGTGGCTCAGCTGCTCAATTGTACTGCAAGGCGTATAATATTTACCGGTGGTGGTTCCGAGGCCAATAACCTTGCTGTAAAGGGTGTGGCCTTTGCAAACTGGAATTCTAAAAACCATATTATTACAACCACCATAGAGCATCCTTCAGTTATCAATACATGCGAGTGGCTTGAAAGACATGGATTTATGGTAACATACCTTAAAATTGATAAAACCGGGAAGCTTAATCCGGAAGATTTGAAATCAGCAATCACAGAAAAAACATGCCTGATAAGTGTGATGATGGCGAACAATGAGACAGGTTCTATTAATCCTATAGCAGCTCTGGTCCGTATAGCGAAGGAACGCAACGTTCTATTTCATTCTGATTGTGTGCAGGCGGTTGGTAAGATCCCAATAGATGTGGAAGCTCTTGGCGTGGATTTGCTTACAATGTCAGGGCATAAATTATACGGTCCGAAGGGTGTTGGTGCTTTGTATATTAGTAAAGGAATTGTTCTGGAACCCTTAGTGAATGGAGGTAAACAGGAGAGTGGAATGCGTGCAGGGACAGAAAATGTGTTAGGAATTGTGGGGCTCGGTAAAGCCGCAGAACTGGCTGTACGGCGCATTCATGAAATGGATAGAATCAAGAGGATGCGAGACAGGTTGGAAGCAGGCATACGAGAGTTAATGGCCGAGGCAAAAATGAACGGAAATCCAGAGGCACTATTACCAAATACTTTAAACATGACTTTGCCTGGTATACGTGGAGAGTCGGTGGTTCTTGCTCTGGACCAGAAAGGTATAAGCCTTTCTTCAGGTTCTGCATGCCGTGCCGGATCACCTAAACCTTCACACGCTTTGCTGGCAATGGGACTTACAGAAGAAGAGGCGCATTGTGCACTGCGTTTCTCACTGGGATTTGGTAATATGATGGAAGAAATTGACCGCACCATTACTCTTCTTGGAGAAGTTATCAGAGACAAGAAAACCATGGTACGCTTTGTACCCTGCCGCTGA
- the egtD gene encoding L-histidine N(alpha)-methyltransferase, with protein sequence MPTSKIEERFMLTTTDDEIFINNFSEDVKIGLASESKYLPFVYFYDHIGSQLFEKICELPEYYPTRTETNILETNVDDIVSRFPKETALIELGSGSSTKTRILIETFLKHQSLAYYSPIDVSRQMLEESSYSLLKAYPNLEINAIAARYNEGIHQLNIQAAQRKLIIWLGSSIGNLGRSEVTTLLRHIQKIMLPNDRFLVGIDLQKDKTIIENAYNDSQGITAEFNLNLLTHVNRELGGNFNIEKFDHKAIYNEKVGRIEMYLISNIDQKVFIRDIELEVCFKANETIHTENSFKYSLDDIDTLAEKTGLYVEQQWFDPERFFSLNLFAPSID encoded by the coding sequence ATGCCAACTTCAAAAATTGAAGAGCGGTTTATGCTTACAACAACCGATGACGAGATCTTCATAAATAACTTCTCCGAAGACGTCAAAATCGGTCTTGCCTCTGAGTCCAAATACCTTCCTTTTGTTTATTTCTATGATCATATCGGATCACAGTTGTTTGAGAAAATCTGTGAACTCCCGGAATACTACCCGACGCGCACAGAAACGAATATCCTTGAGACAAACGTGGATGATATTGTCTCTCGATTTCCGAAAGAGACTGCTCTTATAGAATTAGGAAGTGGGAGCTCAACAAAAACAAGAATTTTAATAGAGACCTTCCTTAAACATCAAAGTCTGGCTTATTATTCTCCTATAGATGTGTCTCGCCAAATGCTTGAGGAAAGTTCTTATTCTCTGCTCAAGGCATATCCGAATCTGGAAATAAATGCAATTGCCGCTCGATATAATGAAGGAATTCATCAATTAAATATCCAGGCAGCACAACGGAAACTCATTATATGGTTAGGGTCAAGTATTGGTAACCTTGGTAGGTCAGAGGTGACGACTCTTCTACGACATATACAGAAAATAATGCTCCCCAATGACAGGTTTCTGGTCGGCATAGATTTACAAAAAGATAAAACTATTATAGAAAATGCCTACAATGATTCACAGGGTATCACTGCTGAGTTCAACCTGAACCTCCTCACACACGTGAATAGAGAACTTGGAGGTAATTTTAATATCGAAAAATTTGATCATAAGGCAATTTACAATGAAAAAGTTGGACGAATTGAGATGTACCTGATCAGTAATATTGATCAGAAGGTCTTCATCCGTGACATTGAATTAGAGGTTTGTTTTAAGGCGAATGAAACTATCCACACGGAAAACTCATTCAAGTATTCACTCGACGATATTGATACGCTGGCAGAAAAGACAGGCCTTTATGTGGAACAGCAATGGTTTGACCCTGAACGGTTTTTCAGCCTGAACCTGTTTGCGCCGTCTATTGATTAA
- a CDS encoding DDE-type integrase/transposase/recombinase → MRAVLDGYSRQIVHWEIRKTMKETEVEIILKRAKEKYPNVKPRIISDNGPQFIAKDFKDYLRISGTAHVKTTPFYPQSNGKIERWHKTIKQEVFAPIAL, encoded by the coding sequence ATGCGTGCCGTTTTAGACGGTTATAGCAGACAAATAGTCCATTGGGAAATCCGGAAAACAATGAAGGAAACGGAGGTGGAAATTATCCTGAAACGGGCTAAAGAGAAGTATCCAAATGTCAAACCAAGGATCATTTCTGACAATGGTCCACAGTTCATAGCAAAGGATTTCAAGGACTATCTCCGGATAAGCGGGACGGCACATGTTAAAACAACACCTTTCTATCCTCAAAGTAACGGAAAAATAGAAAGATGGCACAAGACAATAAAGCAGGAAGTATTCGCTCCTATTGCCCTGTAA
- a CDS encoding transposase translates to MDEFVVHYNTKRLHSAIGYIAPQDKLLGRKKEIFLERDRKLSEARQRRAAKRKIV, encoded by the coding sequence GTGGATGAATTTGTTGTGCATTACAACACGAAACGATTACATAGCGCAATAGGTTATATCGCCCCGCAGGACAAATTGCTCGGACGTAAAAAAGAAATCTTTTTGGAACGAGACCGAAAATTAAGTGAAGCGCGGCAACGGCGGGCGGCTAAACGAAAGATCGTTTGA
- a CDS encoding tyrosine-type recombinase/integrase: protein MNRRNLVRAFDIAKENASIQNFHFHDVRHCFATRLAQRGIDIYRISKLPGHLNITMTQRYAHHCPESLRGGIEVLEKVDYSGGKQKCINGLKTLIK, encoded by the coding sequence ATGAACCGTAGAAATCTTGTCCGGGCGTTTGATATTGCCAAGGAAAATGCCAGCATACAAAACTTTCATTTCCACGATGTACGCCATTGCTTTGCGACAAGGTTAGCGCAAAGGGGCATTGATATTTACAGAATATCAAAACTGCCAGGGCATCTTAACATCACCATGACCCAGCGTTATGCACATCATTGTCCTGAAAGTTTAAGGGGTGGGATCGAGGTTTTAGAGAAAGTTGACTACAGTGGGGGTAAACAGAAATGTATCAACGGCCTGAAAACCCTTATAAAATAA
- the kdsA gene encoding 3-deoxy-8-phosphooctulonate synthase produces the protein MSNKIPLNNFSIGESELFFIAGPCIIESEESCFRLAETLKDIFLKNKAPFIFKASYDKANRTSVHSYRGPGITKGLEILRKIKERLKIPILSDVHCTEEISMAADVLDIIQIPAFLCRQTDLIVAAADTGKPVNIKKGQFLSPWDMKSVVEKIRSTGNGQILLTERGACFGYNNLVSDMRSLIIMKTLNCPVIFDATHSTQLPGGQGSMSGGDRTMVAPLARAAIATGGCDGLFLEVHEHPERALSDAATMLPLNDLQFLIEQTKDIYNIVRKSVKL, from the coding sequence ATGTCAAATAAAATACCATTAAATAACTTTTCGATAGGCGAATCTGAATTATTTTTTATCGCAGGGCCTTGCATAATAGAAAGCGAAGAAAGCTGTTTTCGGTTAGCGGAAACGTTAAAGGACATTTTTCTTAAAAATAAGGCACCTTTCATATTTAAAGCTTCATATGACAAGGCAAACAGGACTTCCGTCCATTCGTACAGAGGCCCCGGCATTACAAAAGGGCTGGAAATATTACGTAAGATTAAAGAACGGTTGAAGATTCCAATCCTGTCCGACGTACATTGCACGGAAGAGATATCAATGGCGGCGGATGTGCTTGATATTATTCAAATCCCCGCTTTTTTGTGCAGGCAGACGGATTTAATCGTCGCTGCGGCAGATACCGGTAAACCTGTTAATATAAAAAAAGGGCAATTTTTATCGCCTTGGGATATGAAATCGGTTGTTGAAAAAATAAGAAGCACCGGAAACGGGCAGATTCTTCTCACAGAACGAGGCGCGTGTTTTGGATATAACAATTTGGTAAGCGATATGCGTTCCCTGATTATTATGAAAACGTTAAATTGTCCTGTTATCTTTGATGCAACCCACAGTACACAGCTTCCTGGAGGGCAGGGAAGCATGTCCGGCGGTGATAGAACTATGGTAGCGCCGCTTGCAAGAGCGGCTATCGCAACAGGTGGGTGTGACGGACTCTTCCTGGAAGTGCATGAGCATCCGGAACGGGCGCTTTCCGATGCCGCCACAATGCTGCCGTTGAATGATTTGCAGTTCCTTATAGAACAAACGAAGGATATTTACAACATTGTAAGAAAATCTGTAAAATTGTAA
- a CDS encoding HyaD/HybD family hydrogenase maturation endopeptidase: MGKYNKIKIIGIGNLLLMDEGIGIHAVNELLKHKLPENIEIFDGGTGGFKLLELMYEAGRVIFIDAVDNGKKPGAIISFKGNAIYSSYRKIRYSLHETDLLEVIKMATLLDNLPEIRIIGVQPKTVKYGMKLSMELKNAIPEIIEKVFKEIGSFSA; encoded by the coding sequence ATGGGGAAATACAATAAAATAAAAATCATAGGAATTGGCAATCTTCTCTTAATGGATGAAGGTATTGGAATCCATGCAGTAAATGAATTGTTGAAGCATAAATTACCGGAAAATATCGAAATATTTGACGGTGGTACCGGCGGGTTTAAACTTCTTGAACTTATGTATGAAGCAGGCAGGGTTATCTTTATAGATGCGGTTGATAATGGTAAGAAACCCGGTGCAATAATCAGCTTCAAAGGCAACGCCATTTATTCTTCTTATCGAAAAATCAGATATTCCTTACACGAAACTGACTTGTTGGAAGTGATTAAAATGGCAACACTTCTCGACAATCTCCCAGAGATAAGGATTATTGGAGTCCAGCCAAAAACTGTTAAATACGGAATGAAACTTTCCATGGAATTAAAAAATGCAATACCTGAAATAATAGAGAAGGTATTTAAGGAAATTGGTAGCTTTTCGGCATAG